In one window of Cynocephalus volans isolate mCynVol1 chromosome 6, mCynVol1.pri, whole genome shotgun sequence DNA:
- the TFAP4 gene encoding transcription factor AP-4 isoform X1, which yields MEYFMVPTQKVPSLQHFRKTEKEVIGGLCSLANIPLTPETQRDQERRIRREIANSNERRRMQSINAGFQSLKTLIPHTDGEKLSKAAILQQTAEYIFSLEQEKTRLLQQNTQLKRFIQELSGSSPKRRRAEDKDEGIGSPDIWEDEKAEDLRREMIELRQQLDKERSVRMMLEEQVRSLEAHMYPEKLKVIAQQVQLQQQQEQVRLLHQEKLEREQQHLRTQLLPTPAPTHHPTVIVPAPPPPPSHHINVVTMGPSSVINSVSTSRQNLDTIVQAIQHIEGTQAKQELEEEQRRAVIVKPVRSCPEAHTSDTASDSEASDSDAMDQSREELAGDGELP from the exons CCTTGCCAACATTCCACTGACCCCTGAGACTCAGCGGGACCAGGAGCGGCGAATTCGGAGGGAAATCGCCAACAGCAACGAGCGCAGGCGCATGCAAAGCATCAATGCGGGCTTCCAGTCCCTCAAGACCCTCATCCCCCACACAGATGGAGAGAAGCTCAGCAAG GCAGCCATTCTCCAGCAGACAGCGGAATACATCTTCTCCCTGGAGCAGGAGAAGACCAGGCTCCTGCAGCAGAACACACAGCTCAAGCGCTTCATCCAG GAGCTGAGTGGCTCGTCCCCTAAGCGGCGGCGGGCAGAAGACAAGGATGAGGGCATCGGCTCCCCGGACATCTGGGAGGACGAGAAGGCGGAGGACCTGCGGCGGGAGATGATCGAGCTGCGGCAGCAGCTGGACAAGGAGCGCTCGGTGCGCATGATGCTGGAGGAGCAG GTGCGCTCACTGGAGGCCCACATGTACCCGGAAAAGCTCAAGGTGATCGCGCAGCAGGTGCagttgcagcagcagcaggaacaggTGCGGCTGCTGCACCAAGAGAAGCTGGAGCGGGAACAGCAGCACCTGCGGACTCAG CTCCTGCCCactccagcccccacccaccaccccacgGTGATCGTGCCGGCAccgcctccccctccctcccaccacatCAACGTTGTCACTATGGGCCCTTCCTCGGTCATAAACTCTGTTTCCACATCCCGGCAAAATCTGGACACCATCGTGCAG GCAATCCAGCACATTGAGGGCACCCAGGCAAagcaggagctggaggaggagcagCGACGAGCGGTCATCGTGAAGCCTGTCCGCAGCTGCCCTGAGGCCCACACCTCCGACACCGCCTCCGACTCAGAGGCCTCCGACAGCGACGCCATGGACCAGAGCCGGGAGGAGCTGGCGGGGGACGGGGAGCTTCCCTGA
- the TFAP4 gene encoding transcription factor AP-4 isoform X2: MEYFMVPTQKVPSLQHFRKTEKEVIGGLCSLANIPLTPETQRDQERRIRREIANSNERRRMQSINAGFQSLKTLIPHTDGEKLSKAAILQQTAEYIFSLEQEKTRLLQQNTQLKRFIQELSGSSPKRRRAEDKDEGIGSPDIWEDEKAEDLRREMIELRQQLDKERSVRMMLEEQVRSLEAHMYPEKLKVIAQQVQLQQQQEQVRLLHQEKLEREQQHLRTQLLPTPAPTHHPTVIVPAPPPPPSHHINVVTMGPSSVINSVSTSRQNLDTIVQLASSGIRTLDLGVDACNF, translated from the exons CCTTGCCAACATTCCACTGACCCCTGAGACTCAGCGGGACCAGGAGCGGCGAATTCGGAGGGAAATCGCCAACAGCAACGAGCGCAGGCGCATGCAAAGCATCAATGCGGGCTTCCAGTCCCTCAAGACCCTCATCCCCCACACAGATGGAGAGAAGCTCAGCAAG GCAGCCATTCTCCAGCAGACAGCGGAATACATCTTCTCCCTGGAGCAGGAGAAGACCAGGCTCCTGCAGCAGAACACACAGCTCAAGCGCTTCATCCAG GAGCTGAGTGGCTCGTCCCCTAAGCGGCGGCGGGCAGAAGACAAGGATGAGGGCATCGGCTCCCCGGACATCTGGGAGGACGAGAAGGCGGAGGACCTGCGGCGGGAGATGATCGAGCTGCGGCAGCAGCTGGACAAGGAGCGCTCGGTGCGCATGATGCTGGAGGAGCAG GTGCGCTCACTGGAGGCCCACATGTACCCGGAAAAGCTCAAGGTGATCGCGCAGCAGGTGCagttgcagcagcagcaggaacaggTGCGGCTGCTGCACCAAGAGAAGCTGGAGCGGGAACAGCAGCACCTGCGGACTCAG CTCCTGCCCactccagcccccacccaccaccccacgGTGATCGTGCCGGCAccgcctccccctccctcccaccacatCAACGTTGTCACTATGGGCCCTTCCTCGGTCATAAACTCTGTTTCCACATCCCGGCAAAATCTGGACACCATCGTGCAG ctggccagttcggggatccgaacgcttgaccttggtgtggaTGCTTGTAATTTCTAA